A genomic stretch from Lathyrus oleraceus cultivar Zhongwan6 chromosome 2, CAAS_Psat_ZW6_1.0, whole genome shotgun sequence includes:
- the LOC127121897 gene encoding uncharacterized protein LOC127121897, translated as MAEQEQESARVRAELDEIKGGMSQMREMLQALTFRFEVPQATVISETTGPAVEVPPQRTLPSTLPPYGLPYDFVPRAEVVHEMGQSVQQAVPLPVYADARPVIHTVVPPAAYARHVPHYEDQNHMYQTVDSTVAGDEVRFEDFREVKENMQLLEKKFRDLEGDHVFGSAAKEMCLVSGLVIPAKFKTPDFDKNKGHTCPKSHIIMYYRKMAAHVEDDKLMIHCFQDSLSGAPSKWYLSLDQNRIRCFQDLSDAFIKHYKYNMDMAPDRRQLQSMFQHDKEFFKEYAQRWRELASQVEPPLAEKELAELFIDTVQPQFYEKMVGSASLGFSELVAIGARVEYGVRNGKLAAVAGTSNANQKKFSGGFPKKKEGETNAVTIGQGRAPPRRRPQQYPPQQYVQQPMYPVQYAPQPYVAAVTPAFNQQPAQAYQAPPAYRPAPVQQRAAAPPTYQQAPAAPVYQQPRAQAPRQNAQNQNRRQGERVTFKPNPNVLH; from the coding sequence ATGGCTGAACAAGAACAAGAGAGCGCCCGAGTTAGAGCTGAACTAGACGAAATCAAAGGAGGCATGTCCCAGATGCGAGAGATGTTGCAAGCTTTAACCTTCAGGTTTGAGGTTCCACAAGCGACCGTTATTTCAGAGACCACGGGCCCAGCAGTGGAAGTCCCACCTCAAAGGACGTTACCCTCAACCCTTCCTCCATATGGGCTACCCTATGATTTTGTCCCCCGAGCGGAGGTGGTGCACGAAATGGGGCAATCTGTCCAACAAGCTGTGCCATTACCAGTTTACGCCGACGCACGTCCAGTCATCCATACTGTGGTTCCACCAGCCGCCTACGCTAGGCATGTTCCTcattatgaagatcaaaaccATATGTATCAGACTGTTGACTCAACTGTTGCGGGTGACGAAGTAAGGTTTGAGGACTTCAGGGAGGTAAAGGAGAACATGCAGCTCCTTGAGAAGAAATTCCGAGATCTAGAAGGAGACCACGTCTTTGGATCTGCTGCCAAAGAAATGTGCCTTGTATCCGGTTTGGTGATTCCGGCCAAATTCAAAACTCCAGACTTCGACAAAAACAAGGGGCATACTTGTCCAAAAAGCCATATCATCATGTATTACCGCAAAATGGCTGCACACGTGGAGGATGACAAGCTGATGATCCACTGCTTTCAGGATAGCTTGAGTGGGGCTCCTTCCAAGTGGTATTTGAGTCTGGATCAGAACAGGATCAGGTGTTTCCAAGACCTGTCAGATGCGTTCATAAAACATTACAAatacaatatggacatggcgcctgacagaagACAGTTGCAAAGCATGTTCCAGCATGATAAGGAGTtctttaaagaatatgctcaaagatggagggaactgGCTTCTCAGGTTGAACCACCTCTTGCTGAGAAGGAATTAGCTGAACTGTTTATCGACACTGTCCAACCCCAGTTCTACgagaagatggttggaagtgCTTCCTTGGGATTCTCCGAGCTTGTTGCTATAGGAGCTCGTGTTGAATATGGTGTAAGGAATGGCAAGCTGGCGGCTGTAGCTGGAACTTCAAACGCTAATCAAAAGAAGTTCTCTGGAGGGTTTCCTaaaaagaaggaaggggaaacaaATGCTGTGACCATTGGTCAAGGAAGAGCTCCTCCAAGAAGGAGACCACAACAATATCCACCTCAGCAATATGTTCAACAACCCATGTATCCCGTCCAGTATGCTCCGCAACCATACGTGGCTGCCGTGACGCCCGCATTCAATCAACAACCTGCTCAGGCTTATCAAGCGCCTCCAGCTTACCGACCAGCTCCAGTTCAACAACGTGCTGCGGCTCCGCCAACTTATCAACAAGCACCAGCAGCTCCTGTTTATCAACAACCGAGAGCTCAAGCGCCGAGGCAGAATGCTCAGAACCAAAATAGGAGACAAGGGGAGAGGGTGACCTTCAAACCAAATCCCAATGTCCTACACTGA